A single genomic interval of Anopheles darlingi chromosome X, idAnoDarlMG_H_01, whole genome shotgun sequence harbors:
- the LOC125949806 gene encoding 26S proteasome non-ATPase regulatory subunit 10-like, which translates to MLLLASVKRYGAGWSFEFWKIIQQQVEANGSRPGDAMAKFDQLLQLSQNHSFASSDLLPHQTTERDENERLLLHWAAKAGNARMVELLLSRHPEQLEAQDDMGYTPLVLAALCGHRTVVDLLVAAGANLNHCTKRGHSALQYCCSRGHLGIATYLLEAGAEVNIADRLRETPLHRAVVMGHTAIVQLLLDNGADINAINSTGNTPLHLACSEGQTGCALALLRRGARKDTGNSDGALPLQLAPREIQRALTEAMSRRNDG; encoded by the exons atgttatTGTTGGCTAGTGTCAAACGGTATGGGGCTGGCTGGTCATTCGAATTTTGGAAAATCATTCAGCAGCAAGTAGAGGCCAACGGAAGCCGTCCCGGAGACGCGATGGCAAAATTCGACCAGCTCCTTCAGCTGTCGCAGAACCACTCCTTTGCAAGTTCGGATTTGCTGCCACACCAAACGACTGAGCGCGATGAG AACGAACGTTTGCTGTTGCACTGGGCAGCCAAGGCCGGTAATGCTAGGATGGTCGAGTTGCTGCTGTCCAGACACCCTGAGCAGCTAGAGGCACAGGATGACATGGGCTACACACCGCTAGTGCTGGCGGCACTGTGTGGTCACCGGACCGTGGTCGATCTGCTGGTAGCAGCGGGTGCCAACCTAAACCACTGCACCAAACGGGGCCATTCGGCGTTGCAGTACTGTTGTTCGCGGGGACACCTAGGCATCGCAACGTACCTGCTTGAGGCCGGTGCCGAGGTCAATATTGCCGATCGGCTGCGTGAAACACCGCTGCACCGGGCCGTTGTGATGGGGCACACCGCGatcgtgcagctgctgctggataacGGCGCCGATATCAACGCAATCAACTCGACCGGTAACACACCGTTGCATCTGGCGTGCAGTGAGGGACAAACCGGATGCGCTTTAGCGCTGCTACGTCGTGGAGCGCGCAAAGACACTGGCAACAGTGACGGTGCGCTACCGCTCCAGCTGGCACCGCGCGAAATCCAGCGCGCTCTCACCGAGGCAATGAGTCGCCGGAACGATGGTTAA
- the LOC125949754 gene encoding ERC protein 2-like isoform X1 has protein sequence MLSPGNLDEIKERISKNEEKINVLQAINNVLKERHEIESNYKNLAHKFREMQEEEAHRRAKVCSVRDCLRGLPHPQTLPTHATARALQPAHLDVPYYTPQFDEARKKQLAELQAKGEALCREKAKLQHQIEHVTWHLEGCRRRRPCLARLPENCPLKGDAPSCLPHSPEKLKIMASMKSTADHLVRSIMDLRKKIHIVQDKLEHEVARKKEMEKKLAELRKEICRHNKCMQQQQQQHQQHQHHSHHHHAQHGHHHHHHHHTVPGGGGGGAGGGHGTTSLPPISKNCIATK, from the exons ATGCTATCACCTGGCAACCTAGATGAGATTAAGGAACGTATAAGCAAAAATGAAGAGA aAATCAACGTTCTTCAGGCGATTAACAACGTTTTGAAGGAGCGCCATGAGATCGAGTCCAACTACAAGAATCTCGCACACAAGTTTCGCGAGAtgcaggaggaagaggcaCATCGGCGCGCGAAGGTATGTAGTGTACGTGACTGTTTACGGGGCCTACCGCACCCACAAACACTGCCAACTCACGCCACTGCCCGCGCTCTCCAACCCGCACACCTGGACGTTCCCTACTACACTCCACAGTTCGATGAGGCGCGCAAGAAACAGCTGGCGGAGCTGCAGGCGAAGGGGGAGGCACTATGTCGGGAGAAGGCGAAGCTGCAGCACCAGATCGAGCACGTGACGTGGCACCTAGAGggttgccgccgtcgccgaccGTGCCTAGCGCGGCTGCCGGAAAACTGTCCGCTCAAAGGCGACGCACCGAGTTGCCTGCCGCATTCGCCggagaaattgaaaatcatg GCGAGCATGAAGAGCACGGCTGACCACCTTGTACGGAGCATCATGGATCTGAGGAAGAAGATACACATCGTGCAGGACAAGCTCGAGCACGAAGTCGCG CGCAAAAAGGAGATGGAGAAAAAGTTGGCCGAGCTGCGGAAGGAGATCTGTCGCCACAACAagtgcatgcagcagcagcagcagcaacaccagcagcatcaacatcattcgcaccatcaccatgcgcAGCAcggacaccaccatcatcaccaccatcacacggttccaggcggtggtggtggtggcgccggGGGCGGCCATGGTACCACATCGCTGCCACCAATCTCGAAAAATTGCATCGCGACCAAGTAG
- the LOC125949754 gene encoding ERC protein 2-like isoform X2: MLSPGNLDEIKERISKNEEKINVLQAINNVLKERHEIESNYKNLAHKFREMQEEEAHRRAKFDEARKKQLAELQAKGEALCREKAKLQHQIEHVTWHLEGCRRRRPCLARLPENCPLKGDAPSCLPHSPEKLKIMASMKSTADHLVRSIMDLRKKIHIVQDKLEHEVARKKEMEKKLAELRKEICRHNKCMQQQQQQHQQHQHHSHHHHAQHGHHHHHHHHTVPGGGGGGAGGGHGTTSLPPISKNCIATK; this comes from the exons ATGCTATCACCTGGCAACCTAGATGAGATTAAGGAACGTATAAGCAAAAATGAAGAGA aAATCAACGTTCTTCAGGCGATTAACAACGTTTTGAAGGAGCGCCATGAGATCGAGTCCAACTACAAGAATCTCGCACACAAGTTTCGCGAGAtgcaggaggaagaggcaCATCGGCGCGCGAAG TTCGATGAGGCGCGCAAGAAACAGCTGGCGGAGCTGCAGGCGAAGGGGGAGGCACTATGTCGGGAGAAGGCGAAGCTGCAGCACCAGATCGAGCACGTGACGTGGCACCTAGAGggttgccgccgtcgccgaccGTGCCTAGCGCGGCTGCCGGAAAACTGTCCGCTCAAAGGCGACGCACCGAGTTGCCTGCCGCATTCGCCggagaaattgaaaatcatg GCGAGCATGAAGAGCACGGCTGACCACCTTGTACGGAGCATCATGGATCTGAGGAAGAAGATACACATCGTGCAGGACAAGCTCGAGCACGAAGTCGCG CGCAAAAAGGAGATGGAGAAAAAGTTGGCCGAGCTGCGGAAGGAGATCTGTCGCCACAACAagtgcatgcagcagcagcagcagcaacaccagcagcatcaacatcattcgcaccatcaccatgcgcAGCAcggacaccaccatcatcaccaccatcacacggttccaggcggtggtggtggtggcgccggGGGCGGCCATGGTACCACATCGCTGCCACCAATCTCGAAAAATTGCATCGCGACCAAGTAG